A window of the Coprobacter fastidiosus genome harbors these coding sequences:
- a CDS encoding acyltransferase, with translation MKPVINYINSLLFPLLPETSCFALKRGLLRLAGAKIGKNVRICSSVHIMGCGELVIGDDVWIGHEVFISTTSRIEIGSYVDIAPMVYLGTGTHRIDADGLHSAGEGISRNIKIEDGAWLCVRSTLLPGVVIGKNSVVAAGAVVTKDVFPYCCVAGIPANVIKIYDK, from the coding sequence ATGAAGCCGGTTATAAATTATATTAATAGTCTCTTATTTCCTTTATTGCCTGAGACGTCATGTTTCGCTTTGAAACGAGGACTATTGCGTCTTGCCGGTGCAAAAATCGGGAAAAATGTCCGTATTTGTTCTTCTGTACATATAATGGGGTGCGGAGAATTGGTAATCGGAGACGATGTGTGGATCGGTCATGAGGTTTTTATATCGACGACTTCCCGAATAGAAATCGGTAGTTATGTAGATATTGCTCCAATGGTTTATTTAGGCACCGGAACGCATCGTATCGATGCCGATGGCTTGCATTCGGCAGGAGAGGGTATATCCAGAAATATAAAAATTGAAGATGGGGCATGGTTATGTGTTCGTTCTACCTTATTGCCGGGAGTCGTTATCGGTAAAAATTCTGTTGTTGCAGCCGGAGCAGTTGTTACAAAAGATGTTTTTCCCTATTGTTGTGTAGCAGGTATTCCTGCGAATGTAATAAAGATTTATGATAAATAA
- a CDS encoding glycosyltransferase — protein sequence MKILHTISGLNISSGGPTSCTYNLIKGLRDEGIEADILTLMPRDDSDKIIADDSFIKALPNDARTPLVYSSNFRRYLSSHIGYDLYHANGLWTCPTHFTAEIAKKQNKPCVIAPHGMLYPQALQVSAWKKKIVSTVFQRKDLETASCLQATCMAELEHIRAFGLNNPVAVIPNGLVIDDSLEIRKTSNSVRRFAFVGRLNRIKNVDLLLSAWSKLGDKTRNCELLIIGDGDTAYKKELEEFATANKLNNVRFLGFIMGKDLQKLVHSIDFQILPSKSENFGMVVPEALIQGIPVIASKGTPWSDLETFDCGWWVDNDIDTLISTLLIAINLSEQDRLGMGERGRTLVLRHYSIKSVSLRMKQLYEWLVYKNIKPEYVYE from the coding sequence ATGAAAATATTACATACGATATCGGGATTGAATATCAGCAGTGGTGGGCCTACGTCTTGTACTTATAATCTTATTAAAGGTCTTCGGGATGAGGGAATAGAAGCAGATATTCTTACATTGATGCCTCGGGACGATTCGGATAAGATCATTGCAGATGATTCATTTATCAAGGCTTTGCCGAATGATGCCCGCACACCATTGGTTTATTCGTCCAATTTCAGACGTTATTTGAGTTCTCATATCGGATACGATTTATATCATGCGAACGGATTATGGACATGTCCGACGCATTTTACGGCAGAAATAGCAAAAAAACAGAATAAACCCTGTGTGATAGCTCCTCATGGAATGCTGTATCCGCAGGCTTTGCAAGTTTCTGCATGGAAAAAGAAAATCGTATCGACAGTATTTCAGCGTAAAGATCTGGAAACGGCATCATGCTTGCAGGCTACTTGTATGGCAGAGTTGGAACATATTCGGGCATTCGGGCTAAATAACCCTGTTGCGGTTATTCCCAATGGTTTGGTAATAGATGATTCGTTAGAAATACGTAAAACTTCGAATTCGGTCCGTCGTTTCGCTTTCGTCGGACGGTTAAACCGAATCAAGAATGTAGATCTCCTATTGTCTGCATGGAGCAAATTAGGAGACAAGACACGTAATTGCGAATTGTTGATTATCGGTGATGGAGATACTGCTTATAAAAAAGAATTGGAAGAGTTTGCAACTGCAAATAAACTGAATAATGTTCGCTTCTTAGGATTTATTATGGGGAAAGATTTGCAGAAACTGGTTCATTCTATCGATTTCCAGATATTACCGAGCAAATCCGAAAATTTTGGAATGGTAGTTCCTGAAGCCCTAATTCAAGGGATTCCGGTAATAGCCTCTAAAGGTACACCGTGGAGTGACTTGGAAACATTCGATTGCGGCTGGTGGGTTGATAATGATATTGATACGTTAATTAGTACCTTGTTGATCGCGATTAATTTGTCTGAGCAAGATCGTTTAGGAATGGGAGAACGAGGTAGGACATTAGTATTGAGACATTATTCTATAAAATCGGTCTCATTGAGAATGAAGCAATTGTATGAATGGTTAGTGTATAAAAATATTAAACCCGAATATGTATATGAATAA
- a CDS encoding glycosyltransferase, translating to MQFVFWQNIISIHQSTFLSTLSNRHSILLVVEQRLDQERKGDGWSIPDMGKTKIIVAPDDKTIDNLILENKDAVHVFSGINAFPMVYKAFKKVVALDLKILVYVEPYVWFGIKGFFRRLKYMALNLCYGKNIDGLLVTGQTGRRCFLKAGFEKSKIFDWGYFTAQRAFNEGAISNENRQKPAILYVGRIDCNKNILSLVDICLKHVGKYACLDIIGAGPLTDLLIKKIDRAEDIKYLGSKTNNEVLDLMCRYDILVLPSLYDGWGAVVNEALQNGMRVIASENCGASVLLDGKDRGEAFSFVNKEKSLEKILLKWLEKGTVSLADRQNIAEWTRYSISGDSVAAYFEKICSCISGDCTHNEVIAPWLS from the coding sequence ATGCAGTTCGTTTTTTGGCAAAATATAATAAGTATACATCAATCTACATTTCTTTCGACATTGTCGAATAGGCATTCGATTTTATTAGTCGTTGAACAACGGTTGGATCAGGAAAGAAAAGGGGATGGGTGGAGTATTCCCGATATGGGAAAAACTAAAATTATCGTTGCTCCTGATGATAAGACGATAGATAACTTGATCTTGGAAAATAAAGATGCGGTTCACGTATTTTCGGGAATAAATGCTTTCCCGATGGTATATAAAGCTTTTAAAAAAGTCGTTGCGTTAGACTTGAAGATATTGGTATATGTCGAACCGTATGTATGGTTCGGGATAAAAGGCTTTTTTAGAAGGTTAAAGTATATGGCTTTGAATTTATGTTATGGTAAAAATATTGACGGTTTGTTGGTTACCGGACAAACCGGACGTCGATGTTTCTTAAAAGCCGGATTTGAGAAAAGCAAAATTTTTGATTGGGGATATTTTACCGCTCAAAGGGCTTTTAATGAAGGTGCAATATCGAATGAAAACAGACAAAAACCTGCAATTTTGTATGTCGGAAGAATAGATTGCAATAAAAATATACTGTCTTTAGTAGATATTTGTTTAAAACATGTCGGAAAATATGCCTGTTTAGATATTATCGGAGCTGGTCCGTTAACTGATTTGCTGATAAAAAAAATAGATAGGGCAGAAGATATAAAGTATTTAGGGAGTAAGACAAATAATGAGGTGCTGGATTTGATGTGCCGTTATGATATATTGGTTTTACCGAGTTTGTATGATGGTTGGGGTGCGGTAGTTAATGAAGCTTTACAAAATGGGATGAGGGTGATTGCTTCTGAAAATTGTGGAGCATCGGTCCTCCTTGATGGTAAGGACAGAGGAGAAGCTTTTTCTTTTGTTAATAAAGAAAAATCGTTGGAGAAGATATTATTAAAATGGCTTGAAAAGGGAACGGTTTCTTTAGCTGACCGTCAGAACATCGCAGAGTGGACACGTTATTCGATATCGGGAGATTCGGTAGCTGCATATTTTGAAAAAATTTGTTCTTGCATATCAGGTGATTGTACACATAATGAGGTCATAGCACCGTGGTTGAGTTAA
- a CDS encoding glycosyltransferase family 4 protein: MESLDRSNIKKILLTTTGLSSVGQGGGISSYVHDLATNFVNKGYKVTVYLVRQSEPVFPTASVYDYSFFQIPNKRCDESVLVSEIYKSILALNPDVIINNDVSYIAGLWSVLDTKIIRISVMHGFKEGFTWSNFGIQGKMAIYNWKYIDYIVCQNEAMVADASKKYHIPEQKFCCIHQTVNFVPVQKLKKSSFSILFAGGASYSKGADIAYNVAKELKNTSLNFEFHWCLPAGKYKKYFESDRRFVFHGALSRESFLQTLGNSDCILIPTRMDTGPLLLVEALAQGVIPLCNDVKSAIPDLIKSGKNGFIVKKNRVREYLRIIEDLSKKNIVSISDLAKESYQKTLTPECQVLSFEQLFRKNTSLMQRSFSSQNVVHFHLYNTALYHKVSYVRILNKVINAFEIVMTDRLYKNCFKYLLK; encoded by the coding sequence ATGGAATCACTTGATCGATCAAATATAAAGAAAATTCTTTTAACTACTACAGGTCTGTCATCTGTCGGTCAGGGGGGTGGTATTTCTTCTTATGTTCATGATTTGGCAACCAATTTTGTAAATAAGGGATATAAGGTGACAGTGTATCTTGTCCGTCAGTCTGAACCTGTTTTTCCTACTGCAAGTGTATATGACTATTCTTTTTTTCAAATTCCAAATAAAAGATGCGATGAATCTGTTTTAGTTTCAGAGATTTATAAATCGATTCTTGCGTTAAATCCTGATGTTATAATTAATAATGACGTGTCTTATATTGCTGGTTTATGGTCGGTTTTGGATACGAAAATTATTCGCATATCCGTAATGCATGGTTTCAAAGAAGGGTTTACTTGGTCTAATTTTGGCATTCAGGGAAAAATGGCAATATATAATTGGAAATATATCGATTATATTGTTTGCCAAAATGAGGCTATGGTTGCAGATGCTTCAAAAAAATATCATATACCGGAACAAAAATTTTGTTGTATACATCAAACTGTGAATTTTGTACCAGTCCAAAAACTTAAGAAGAGCAGTTTTTCTATTTTGTTTGCAGGAGGAGCTTCTTACTCAAAAGGGGCAGATATTGCTTATAATGTAGCTAAGGAATTAAAAAATACGAGTTTGAATTTTGAGTTTCATTGGTGTTTGCCGGCAGGTAAATATAAAAAATATTTTGAAAGTGACCGGCGTTTTGTTTTTCATGGGGCGTTATCTCGAGAGTCTTTTTTACAAACATTGGGGAATTCAGACTGTATTTTGATTCCGACACGAATGGATACCGGTCCGCTTCTTTTGGTAGAGGCATTAGCACAAGGGGTGATTCCTTTGTGTAATGACGTAAAATCTGCGATACCTGATTTAATAAAATCAGGGAAAAATGGATTTATTGTTAAAAAAAATCGGGTTCGAGAGTATTTACGAATAATCGAAGATTTGTCAAAAAAAAATATCGTGTCTATATCTGATTTAGCAAAAGAAAGCTATCAAAAAACTTTAACGCCAGAATGCCAAGTCTTATCGTTCGAACAACTTTTTAGAAAAAATACAAGTTTGATGCAACGTTCTTTTTCTTCTCAAAATGTAGTTCATTTTCATTTGTATAATACAGCCTTATATCATAAAGTTTCGTATGTAAGGATTCTGAACAAAGTGATTAACGCTTTTGAAATAGTAATGACAGACAGATTATATAAAAACTGTTTTAAATATTTACTGAAATGA
- a CDS encoding O-antigen ligase family protein: MKFFAWAIAILSVNQIIWQTPNLPQMVYYAIFLLIAIVMVFYHPNIKINVCMLFFIIAIVCSIFVNYIPDYFMPWDRFFSFLMVILCVSPFLYNSELMIFRKEIFDKVNILFVIVVIISFLGYLAGIYSTADFSGFRGCTSQSMLLSPIAALTSLFCLHKAFCPEISKKEKYLFLGMMVIAFLMCLLAGSRASLSGGIVGILYYLKVRYRRNMKLFLKVLFSMLIVISVSYPLWESYLVTVAGKIERSREVGSMTTTRDVLWQVRMMEFKKSPVCGIGFNYVDETILPSVYKIAAKNGVIEPGSGWLFLLSSLGMMGTIPFLLLFGKPLFRIYKKAESYSDEILIGACLSFFAIHLIAEGYITSSGSFLFFYLWLLISLAQIPVRKQFFIKKTANREQKQRTCSIDFAEMSR; this comes from the coding sequence ATGAAATTTTTTGCATGGGCTATAGCTATTTTGAGCGTTAATCAGATAATATGGCAAACACCTAATCTCCCTCAGATGGTTTATTATGCTATATTTTTGCTTATAGCCATTGTAATGGTATTTTACCATCCGAATATAAAAATTAATGTTTGCATGCTATTTTTTATAATAGCTATAGTCTGTTCGATTTTTGTGAATTATATTCCGGACTATTTTATGCCTTGGGATAGATTCTTTTCATTCCTTATGGTAATATTATGTGTCAGTCCGTTTTTATATAATTCCGAATTGATGATTTTCCGTAAGGAGATTTTCGATAAAGTGAATATTTTATTTGTTATTGTTGTGATAATTTCCTTTTTAGGTTATTTGGCGGGAATTTATTCTACGGCTGATTTTTCAGGTTTTAGAGGATGTACAAGCCAATCGATGCTCTTGAGCCCGATAGCGGCTTTGACTTCTTTATTTTGTTTGCATAAGGCATTTTGTCCCGAAATTTCCAAAAAAGAAAAATATTTATTTTTAGGAATGATGGTCATAGCTTTCTTAATGTGTTTATTGGCTGGTTCGAGAGCGTCTTTATCTGGAGGAATAGTTGGAATATTGTATTATCTTAAAGTCAGATATCGTAGAAATATGAAACTGTTTCTTAAAGTTCTTTTCTCAATGCTTATCGTTATTTCTGTTTCATATCCTCTATGGGAATCTTATTTAGTCACGGTAGCCGGTAAAATAGAACGTTCGAGAGAGGTTGGCAGCATGACTACGACGAGAGATGTCCTTTGGCAAGTCCGTATGATGGAATTTAAGAAATCGCCGGTATGTGGTATTGGATTTAATTATGTAGATGAAACTATATTGCCGTCTGTATATAAGATAGCGGCTAAGAATGGGGTGATAGAACCCGGTTCGGGGTGGCTATTTTTACTGTCGTCATTAGGTATGATGGGAACAATACCTTTTTTGTTGTTGTTTGGGAAACCTTTATTTCGAATTTATAAAAAAGCAGAATCGTATTCGGATGAGATATTGATAGGGGCATGTTTATCCTTTTTTGCGATACATTTGATTGCAGAAGGGTATATAACATCATCCGGATCTTTTTTATTTTTTTATTTGTGGTTGTTGATATCGTTAGCACAAATACCTGTTCGCAAACAATTTTTTATAAAAAAAACTGCAAATCGAGAGCAGAAACAACGAACTTGTTCGATTGATTTTGCCGAGATGTCGCGTTGA
- a CDS encoding SP_1767 family glycosyltransferase: protein MRKLIRSLYVFFLEGIKMCRSFILLRFSVPKVKNSLDTIDYILQNKCSVSRFGDGEFLIMQGWHIGFQKEDIALSLRLKEIIRSEFPGHIVCLPNVFNSLNIYTDKARIFWKRHLLHNYVIWHKYINTRKLYYDTQISRFYIDRKDKTQSYLIIDKLKQIWNFRDVILVEGEKSRMGYGNDLFSNVSSLKRILCPSENAFSAYSQILEEVSKVDKSRLILIALGPTATVLAYDLSKQGYQAIDIGHLDVEYEWFLQSASDKCIIKNKYVNEVDNREISDLSDPEYQDQVISVIK from the coding sequence ATGAGAAAGCTTATACGAAGTCTGTATGTGTTTTTTTTGGAAGGAATAAAAATGTGCCGAAGTTTTATTCTGCTTCGTTTTTCTGTCCCGAAGGTAAAAAACTCTTTGGATACGATAGATTATATATTACAAAATAAATGTTCTGTCAGTCGGTTTGGTGATGGAGAATTTCTTATAATGCAAGGTTGGCATATCGGTTTCCAAAAAGAAGATATAGCATTGTCTCTGCGGCTTAAAGAGATTATCCGTTCCGAGTTTCCGGGGCATATTGTTTGTCTGCCTAATGTGTTCAATAGTTTAAATATTTATACCGATAAAGCCCGTATTTTTTGGAAAAGACATTTATTACATAATTACGTTATATGGCATAAATATATAAATACACGGAAGTTGTATTATGATACTCAAATCTCACGCTTTTATATCGATCGTAAAGATAAAACCCAATCGTATTTGATTATTGATAAATTAAAGCAGATATGGAATTTTCGTGATGTCATATTGGTCGAAGGCGAAAAAAGTAGAATGGGTTATGGTAATGATCTGTTCAGCAATGTAAGCAGTCTTAAGAGAATTTTATGTCCGTCAGAGAATGCTTTTTCCGCATATTCTCAAATTTTGGAAGAAGTGTCAAAAGTCGATAAATCCCGATTAATATTAATTGCATTAGGCCCTACTGCAACAGTATTGGCGTATGATCTTAGTAAACAAGGTTATCAAGCCATTGATATAGGGCACTTGGATGTAGAGTATGAATGGTTTTTGCAATCGGCTTCAGATAAATGCATTATAAAAAATAAGTATGTTAATGAAGTAGATAATCGGGAAATTTCAGATTTATCAGATCCGGAATACCAAGATCAGGTTATCTCTGTCATAAAATAA
- a CDS encoding glycosyltransferase family 2 protein, whose translation MPAVSIIIPIYNVEKYLDKCLSSCVNQTFGDIEIICINDGSSDNSQSLIDKYALIDSRVKSISKVNEGVVIARNEGVRRAKGSYIFFLDADDYLSENAIEILYGEIVKYDADFVRGEYDEVDEDGYILERNNTTLRFLNRKDFVDYLSSGLGAMWNYLIRKDKYVNIHVDPNTRIGEDLLTLLYLSFNIERGVFVNHKTYFYRQRSGSVMRPEGGYEQVETKFRYYVDLCTALDRFGDENCNRLPKDEQILLSKLICDEITVNLFPESFLVKQNISSIAPLYKKHFLYNWKVQKIVFRRSWKCWVSMFMYWIKIGGIFS comes from the coding sequence ATGCCGGCAGTTTCTATAATAATTCCGATATATAACGTTGAAAAATACTTAGATAAGTGTTTGAGCTCGTGTGTAAACCAGACATTCGGTGATATTGAGATTATTTGTATAAATGATGGATCTTCAGATAACAGCCAATCGCTTATTGATAAATATGCCTTAATTGATAGTAGGGTAAAATCTATATCAAAAGTAAATGAGGGTGTAGTTATTGCGAGAAATGAAGGTGTTCGCAGAGCAAAAGGTTCATATATATTTTTTTTAGATGCAGATGATTACTTATCGGAAAATGCAATTGAAATCTTATATGGAGAAATAGTTAAATATGATGCAGACTTTGTGAGAGGTGAATACGACGAAGTAGATGAAGACGGATATATATTGGAACGGAATAATACAACTTTGCGTTTTTTGAATAGAAAAGACTTTGTCGATTATCTTTCATCAGGGCTGGGCGCCATGTGGAATTATTTGATAAGAAAAGATAAATATGTAAATATTCATGTAGATCCGAATACAAGGATTGGCGAGGATTTATTGACTTTGCTTTATTTATCTTTTAATATTGAACGGGGAGTTTTTGTTAACCATAAAACTTATTTTTACAGACAGAGATCTGGGTCGGTAATGAGACCGGAGGGTGGATATGAGCAAGTTGAGACAAAGTTTCGTTACTATGTTGATTTATGTACTGCATTAGACCGGTTTGGAGATGAAAATTGTAATAGGCTTCCAAAAGATGAGCAAATATTGTTATCAAAACTGATTTGTGATGAGATTACTGTAAATTTATTCCCAGAGAGTTTCTTAGTAAAACAGAATATTTCATCTATTGCCCCATTATATAAAAAGCACTTTTTGTACAATTGGAAAGTTCAAAAAATAGTCTTTAGGCGTTCATGGAAATGTTGGGTTTCTATGTTTATGTATTGGATAAAAATAGGAGGGATATTTTCATGA
- a CDS encoding glycosyltransferase family 32 protein, whose product MEQRNKIPKIIHFCWLSGEEMPAKLKECIQTWKRIMPDYELRCWDMNSFDIHSVRFVEQACSMKKWAFAADYIRLYALYTCGGIYLDSDVLVFRRFDTFLHNSGFASVESYLYQAKPGEKYDFWIDAAMIASEKGNPFIKDCLDYYQDRDFIKEDGSFDESIVCHIIADIAENKYGFKRGVYQSSPIELKDGVFSIYPPYVFSHLRGDIRRSTYAIHLFNGSWRDKKGQKSLSLIERIHRLFVKIFNEKIWGILYFKIRKV is encoded by the coding sequence ATGGAACAAAGAAATAAAATACCTAAAATTATTCATTTTTGTTGGTTGAGTGGAGAAGAAATGCCTGCAAAATTGAAAGAGTGTATTCAGACATGGAAACGGATTATGCCGGACTATGAATTGAGATGTTGGGATATGAATAGCTTCGATATACATTCGGTTCGTTTTGTAGAACAAGCGTGTTCGATGAAAAAATGGGCGTTTGCAGCAGACTATATTCGGCTTTATGCTCTTTACACGTGTGGAGGAATATATTTGGATTCGGATGTTTTAGTTTTTCGCCGTTTCGATACATTTTTACATAATTCGGGTTTTGCTTCTGTTGAATCTTATTTATATCAAGCAAAACCGGGAGAAAAATATGATTTTTGGATAGATGCTGCTATGATTGCTTCAGAAAAAGGCAATCCTTTTATAAAAGATTGTTTAGATTATTATCAGGATAGAGATTTTATAAAAGAAGACGGTTCTTTTGACGAATCGATAGTTTGTCATATTATCGCGGATATTGCAGAAAATAAATATGGATTTAAAAGAGGGGTATACCAGAGTTCTCCTATTGAGTTGAAGGATGGAGTTTTTTCGATATATCCTCCTTATGTTTTTTCTCATTTAAGGGGAGATATACGAAGATCTACTTATGCAATTCATTTGTTTAATGGAAGCTGGCGGGATAAAAAAGGACAGAAATCATTGTCTTTAATAGAAAGAATACATAGACTATTCGTAAAAATATTTAATGAAAAAATATGGGGTATTTTATATTTTAAGATTAGGAAAGTTTGA
- a CDS encoding glycosyltransferase, whose amino-acid sequence MNILFYFDRQINPERGGTERVTYNLAHYFQGKGNRVMYLAKHKVEEADASIKTFFLPDNGSVVSDENISWLENFLREEKIDFLINQGANGDDIYLLSHKALNTKTKIISVLHFSVYQGLNFFSAMQPLFLHRTPVALLSDFVRYIKMPYNKYKAYKQKKIRYRYLQDNMDAIVLLAPQYVDDMVKIGCLKDRRNLYVIPNPNSFELKDSVNWSEKKDEILFVGRLSYSEKRVDRLLKVWKKIYKNFPTWSLNIVGDGDDRKRLEQIAVKYKLERVFFRGYQSPEIYYRQAKMICLTSNHEGYPMVLIEGMQYGCVPIVFDSFGGASDLISNDKNGFLVKAFDISAYATTISNFIKNVNIQESMSMNAVSSSRKYDIEDISFLWQDLLTKIKN is encoded by the coding sequence ATGAATATATTATTTTACTTTGATCGGCAAATAAATCCTGAACGAGGAGGAACTGAGCGTGTAACTTATAATTTGGCACATTATTTTCAGGGAAAAGGCAATCGGGTTATGTATCTGGCAAAACATAAAGTGGAGGAGGCGGATGCTTCTATTAAAACATTCTTTTTACCCGATAACGGATCTGTTGTTTCTGATGAAAATATTTCTTGGTTAGAAAATTTTCTGCGTGAAGAAAAAATAGATTTTTTGATAAATCAAGGGGCTAATGGCGATGATATATATTTATTATCTCATAAAGCGTTAAATACTAAGACAAAAATTATTTCGGTATTGCATTTTTCGGTTTATCAAGGACTGAATTTTTTCTCTGCAATGCAACCTCTGTTTTTACATCGTACTCCGGTTGCTTTATTAAGCGATTTTGTAAGGTATATAAAAATGCCGTACAATAAATATAAAGCATATAAACAGAAGAAAATCCGATACCGTTATTTACAAGATAATATGGATGCAATTGTTCTTTTAGCACCGCAGTATGTCGATGATATGGTTAAGATAGGATGCTTGAAAGACAGACGCAATTTGTATGTAATCCCGAATCCGAATTCTTTTGAGTTAAAAGACTCTGTTAATTGGTCCGAAAAAAAGGATGAAATTCTGTTTGTCGGTCGATTGAGTTATTCAGAAAAACGTGTAGATCGTCTTTTGAAAGTATGGAAAAAAATTTACAAAAATTTTCCTACTTGGAGTTTGAATATTGTCGGTGATGGTGACGACCGGAAAAGATTAGAACAAATTGCTGTTAAATATAAGTTGGAGAGGGTGTTTTTTCGAGGATATCAGTCTCCCGAAATTTATTATCGACAGGCAAAAATGATATGTTTGACATCCAATCATGAAGGATATCCGATGGTACTTATCGAAGGAATGCAATATGGTTGTGTACCTATTGTTTTTGATAGTTTTGGTGGAGCATCCGATTTGATATCGAATGATAAAAATGGTTTTTTGGTAAAAGCTTTTGATATATCGGCTTATGCTACAACTATCTCCAATTTTATAAAAAATGTGAATATACAAGAGTCTATGTCTATGAATGCCGTTTCTTCTTCGAGGAAATATGATATAGAAGATATTTCATTTTTGTGGCAAGATCTGTTAACGAAGATAAAGAATTAG
- a CDS encoding acyltransferase family protein, which yields MKVSEYQSWKFKVLSFFAMILVLYAHAYIPDAAQYKVFYIFEKSIAFCWGRLFFPLFFFISGYLFYVKLSDPDWSVWKQKYRSRVKSLLIPYIIWNILCLLQMFILKYIPVAGKYMNSDYTQLIHGGLWEWIYTLFIVPGGFHLWFIRDLILIVVVSPFLYFCIRKMIFIYFPLIIFFSFYNSWFQSLTMFSIGAACAIYNISLEVKLKHKWGLVLLGTASLLLMLYCSMIFIPSTKELYLVAILFLFVWFLYDYLYRKGWRFDFIKRWIPYTFFIYLFHIPALSIVKKVMLLVGRGEEWSYWITFLVSPFIMAAVAIWIGGLLKKYLPKLYSVLTGGR from the coding sequence GTGAAAGTATCGGAGTATCAGAGTTGGAAATTTAAAGTATTATCATTTTTTGCGATGATCTTGGTATTGTATGCTCACGCATATATACCGGATGCCGCACAATATAAAGTCTTTTATATTTTTGAGAAAAGCATTGCTTTCTGTTGGGGACGACTGTTTTTTCCATTGTTTTTTTTCATATCGGGTTATTTGTTTTATGTAAAATTATCCGATCCGGATTGGAGCGTTTGGAAACAAAAGTATCGAAGTCGTGTAAAATCTTTATTGATCCCATATATCATTTGGAATATTCTTTGTCTGTTACAAATGTTCATATTAAAATATATCCCCGTTGCCGGAAAATATATGAATAGTGATTATACTCAATTGATACATGGCGGCTTATGGGAATGGATTTATACACTATTTATTGTTCCGGGCGGTTTTCACCTTTGGTTTATACGGGATTTGATTCTGATTGTCGTTGTTTCTCCATTCTTGTATTTCTGTATCAGAAAAATGATATTTATCTATTTCCCGTTAATAATATTCTTTTCGTTCTATAATTCATGGTTTCAGTCTTTAACCATGTTCAGTATAGGAGCAGCATGTGCAATTTACAATATATCTTTAGAAGTTAAGCTTAAACATAAATGGGGGCTTGTCTTGTTGGGAACGGCTTCTTTGCTTTTGATGTTATATTGTTCTATGATCTTTATTCCCAGTACGAAAGAATTATATTTAGTCGCGATCCTCTTTCTGTTTGTATGGTTCTTATATGACTATTTATACCGTAAAGGCTGGCGTTTTGATTTTATAAAAAGATGGATTCCATATACGTTTTTCATTTATTTATTCCATATTCCGGCTCTTAGTATCGTTAAGAAAGTTATGCTATTGGTCGGCAGAGGAGAAGAGTGGAGCTATTGGATAACATTTCTGGTATCTCCGTTTATAATGGCTGCTGTCGCTATATGGATAGGAGGGCTATTAAAAAAATATTTACCAAAGTTATATTCCGTTTTGACAGGAGGACGATAA